The following coding sequences lie in one Rutidosis leptorrhynchoides isolate AG116_Rl617_1_P2 chromosome 6, CSIRO_AGI_Rlap_v1, whole genome shotgun sequence genomic window:
- the LOC139853314 gene encoding uncharacterized protein gives MVQTSIKCIRLLHTTCIRRLKKQESRLNPQKSKLGSPNISPTVTDPKIIQCNTAITNHMRNGQYGSALQIFENMTQRTSVSWNAMISGYLLNNKFSLARQMFDKMPQRDLVSWNVMITGCVRNGKLGDARKLFDEMPQRDSVSWNAMLSGYAQNGYVQEAREVFDKMPNKNRISWNGILAAYVQNGMLDDARELFESNWLWDVISWNCLMGGYVRKKKLVDARLLFDTMPSRDEVSWNTMITGYAQNGQLSEAHKLFDESPVRDVYTWTAMVSGYVQNGMMDEARRVFDEMRVKNSVSWNAIIAGYVQCKKIDVAKELFDAMPCKNVSSWNTMITGFAQSGFIDVARDLFKKMPRRDCISWGAIIAGYAHLGHNDEALRLFVEMKRNGENGNRSIFSCILSTCAEITALKLGYQLHSQLVKVGLGSGWYVGNALLSMYCKCGNIDEANVIFEEISDKDIVSWNTIIAGYARHGFGEEALRIFESMKRTGVKPDQVTMVGVLSACSHSGLVDRGTHYFYTMNRDYGINANPKHYTCMIDLLGRSGRLDEAQNLIKSMPFEPDGATWGALLGASRIHGNTELAEKAAEMVFQMEPDNAGMYVLLSNLYAASGRWADVGSMRLKMRDTGVKKVPGYSWLEVQNKSHTFSVGDTTHPETIRIYAYLEELDFRLKKEGYISSPKLVLHDVEDEEKEQMLRYHSEKLAVVFGILNIPSGQPIRVFKNLRVCFDCHNVIKLISKIVDRLIIVRDSHRFHHFKDGICSCGDYW, from the exons GCCAATATGGTTCAGCTTTACAGATCTTCGAAAACATGACACAGCGTACCTCGGTTTCATGGAACGCAATGATATCAGGGTACTTGTTAAACAACAAGTTTAGTCTCGCGCGCCAGATGTTTGATAAAATGCCTCAAAGAGATTTGGTTTCGTGGAATGTGATGATCACTGGGTGTGTTCGAAATGGGAAGTTAGGTGATGCGAGGAAACtgtttgatgaaatgccacaaagggATTCGGTTTCTTGGAATGCTATGTTGTCTGGGTATGCTCAGAATGGATATGTGCAAGAAGCAAGGGAAGTTTTTGATAAGATGCCGAATAAGAATCGTATCTCGTGGAATGGTATACTTGCGGCTTATGTTCAAAATGGGATGCTAGATGATGCACGTGAGTTGTTTGAATCAAATTGGCTTTGGGATGTTATTTCGTGGAACTGTTTGATGGGTGGGTATGTAAGGAAGAAGAAGTTAGTGGATGCAAGGTTGCTTTTTGATACAATGCCGAGTAGAGATGAAGTGTCTTGGAATACAATGATAACGGGTTACGCGCAGAATGGACAATTGTCTGAAGCGCATAAGTTGTTTGATGAGTCCCCGGTCCGAGATGTATATACGTGGACGGCTATGGTTTCTGGTTATGTGCAGAATGGTATGATGGATGAAGCTAGACGAGTGTTCGATGAAATGCGTGTAAAGAATTCTGTTTCGTGGAACGCGATCATTGCTGGTTATGTGCAATGTAAGAAAATCGATGTTGCAAAGGAGTTATTTGACGCAATGCCTTGTAAAAACGTTAGTTCATGGAATACTATGATTACCGGGTTTGCACAAAGTGGTTTTATTGATGTTGCTAGGGATTTATTCAAGAAAATGCCTAGGCGTGATTGCATTTCATGGGGTGCGATTATTGCAGGGTATGCTCATTTAGGTCATAATGATGAAGCATTGAGGTTGTTTGTTGAAATGAAGAGAAATGGAGAAAATGGAAATAGGTCTATTTTTTCTTGCATTTTGAGCACGTGTGCTGAGATTACTGCATTGAAATTGGGATACCAATTGCATTCGCAGCTTGTTAAAGTAGGTCTCGGATCTGGATGGTATGTAGGTAATGCATTACTGTCTATGTATTGTAAATGTGGAAACATAGATGAAGCTAATGTTATATTTGAAGAAATTTCTGATAAAGATATAGTGTCATGGAACACGATAATTGCTGGATATGCACGGCATGGGTTTGGCGAAGAAGCTTTAAGGATCTTCGAGTCAATGAAGAGAACTGGAGTCAAACCAGATCAAGTTACTATG GTCGGCGTGCTGTCTGCATGTAGTCACAGTGGATTGGTAGATAGGGGCACACACTACTTTTACACTATGAATCGTGATTATGGAATAAATGCAAATCCAAAACACTATACATGCATGATTGATCTTCTCGGTCGATCAGGGCGTCTAGATGAAGCCCAAAATCTCATTAAAAGTATGCCATTTGAACCAGATGGTGCTACATGGGGTGCTCTTCTAGGTGCCAGCCGAATTCACGGTAATACTGAATTAGCAGAAAAAGCTGCTGAGATGGTTTTTCAAATGGAGCCCGATAACGCCGGAATGTACGTTCTGTTATCAAACTTATATGCAGCTTCAGGTAGATGGGCTGATGTTGGTTCAATGAGGTTAAAAATGAGGGACACGGGGGTTAAAAAAGTCCCGGGTTATAGCTGGCTTGAAGTGCAAAACAAGAGCCATACTTTTTCAGTTGGAGATACGACTCATCCCGAAACTATTAGAATATATGCTTATCTTGAAGAATTGGATTTTAGATTGAAAAAAGAGGGTTACATTTCTTCTCCTAAATTGGTTCTGCATGATGTTGAAGATGAAGAAAAGGAGCAGATGTTGAGATACCATAGTGAAAAGTTGGCGGTGGTTTTCGGGATCCTTAATATACCAAGTGGACAACCGATTCGTGTATTTAAGAACCTAAGGGTATGCTTTGACTGCCATAATGTGATTAAACTCATATCGAAGATTGTGGATAGGTTGATAATTGTGAGAGACTCTCATCGTTTTCACCATTTTAAGGACGGGATATGTTCTTGTGGGGACTACTGGTGA